From the Roseofilum casamattae BLCC-M143 genome, the window CCATTAATCCAGTTGGGAATAATGGCGGGCAAAAAAACTCGATGGCTCGCCAACTTAGCAATAACGATCGCGAGCGATCGCCAGCAGCAAGACCGCCAGAACAACGCGCGAAACGAGAGGAAGATCGAGAGCGCGATCGCATTCATAAAGCCGCCGAAAGTATTGCTGAATTTTTCCAAGGAGAACTCGTGCCGCTCCCCCCAGAATTATCGCAAAGCTTATCGCAAAATTTAGCAGAAAATTCTTCGCCCAATCGGTCGAATTCACCACCGGACGATGAGGAAGAATTACCTTTTTAACCATATAACTTTATCATGGAGTACAGTGAAAGCAAGCATCACTCAGCTCGAATATGACCACAATTTTTATTAGCACCGGCGAAGTCTCTGGCGATTTGCAAGGAGCGTTATTGATTGAAGCACTCCATCGTCATAGCGCTGAGATCGGCGATGAGTTGCAGATTAGCGCCCTCGGAGGTTGGCGGATGGAGAAAGCGGGGGCAACCCTACTCGGCGAGACGACTGGCATTGGTTCGGTGGGCATTCTGGAGGCTTTACCATTTGTCCTGCCCATGCTTAAGATGCAGGAGGATGTCAAAAGTCATTTACGCCAAAATCCTCCCGATCTGATTATTTTGTTGGATCATATGGGATCAAATCTGCGGCTGGGAAAATTCGTGCGTCACCATTTGCCCCAAGTCCCGATTGTTTACTATATTGCACCGCAGTTGTGGATTTGGTCGCAGAATAAACGGGATACGCAGACGTTCGTGGAAATCACCGATTTACTCTTGGCAATTTTCCCGGAGGAGGAGCGCTACTTCCGCGAGTATGGGGTTAATGTGGATTGGGTGGGACATCCGTTGATCGATCGCATGAAAGAGTTTCCCTCCCGCAGCGAAGCCCGTGCCACATTGGGGATTGCCGACGACGAAAAAGCGATCGCCCTCATGCCTGCCTCGCGCCGCCAGGAACTCACCTATTTGCTCCCCGTGATGTTTGCAGTCGCCCAGCAAATTCAGTCACAATTGCCCGGAGTACGCTTTTGGATTCCCCTGTCACTGGCAGAGTTTCGCGAACCCATCGAGCGGGCGATCGCCGATTTTGGACTGCGCGCAACCGTAGCGATCGATCGCACGTCCGAAGCCTTGGCAGCAGCAGATTTAGCCATCGCCAAGTCAGGAACCGTCAACCTAGAGCTAGCCTTACTCG encodes:
- the lpxB gene encoding lipid-A-disaccharide synthase — its product is MTTIFISTGEVSGDLQGALLIEALHRHSAEIGDELQISALGGWRMEKAGATLLGETTGIGSVGILEALPFVLPMLKMQEDVKSHLRQNPPDLIILLDHMGSNLRLGKFVRHHLPQVPIVYYIAPQLWIWSQNKRDTQTFVEITDLLLAIFPEEERYFREYGVNVDWVGHPLIDRMKEFPSRSEARATLGIADDEKAIALMPASRRQELTYLLPVMFAVAQQIQSQLPGVRFWIPLSLAEFREPIERAIADFGLRATVAIDRTSEALAAADLAIAKSGTVNLELALLDIPQVVMYRLSPFTAWIARHILKLSLPYVAPPNLVEMKPIVPEFLQDDAIPDKVAATALELLVNPQPRAKMLQGYRDMRQALGDGGVCDRAAKAIFQFLDSHRSAKIPVNVDSK